TGGAGGGGCAGATCGATGATACTCTGCAGTTCCATCACCACCTCCTCCAGATAGACACCTCTAATATTCAGGCCATGGAACGGGCTCTGCGTGTTTACAACGGTAAGCCTTTGATTAACTCCGTCAATGGAAAGCAGGAAGTGATGGAGGCGGTATTTCCTCTGGTTAAGCGGTATGGCGGCGTTGTTGTCGCCCTGGCGCTTGACGAGGACGGAATCCCGGAGACGGCAGACGGGCGTCTGAAGGTGGCTGAAAAGATTTATGCGAAGGCATCGGAATATGGTATTGAGAGAAAAGATATTGTGATCGATGCACTCTGTATGACGGTCAGCTCTGACAGCAGGGGCGCAATTACCACACTGGAAACGGTCAGAAGAGTGAGGGATGAACTGTGCGGAAAGACAATTCTGGGTGTGTC
The Anaerotignum faecicola DNA segment above includes these coding regions:
- a CDS encoding dihydropteroate synthase codes for the protein EGQIDDTLQFHHHLLQIDTSNIQAMERALRVYNGKPLINSVNGKQEVMEAVFPLVKRYGGVVVALALDEDGIPETADGRLKVAEKIYAKASEYGIERKDIVIDALCMTVSSDSRGAITTLETVRRVRDELCGKTILGVS